The following coding sequences lie in one Gadus macrocephalus chromosome 1, ASM3116895v1 genomic window:
- the LOC132457561 gene encoding cAMP-dependent protein kinase type II-alpha regulatory subunit-like — translation MMKSKTKADHADNMEVEIARCTRGHYFGELALVTNKPRAASAYAVGDVKLLVIDIQAFERLLGSCKEIMKRNISHYEEQLVALFGSSMDLRD, via the exons ATGATGAAGAGCAAA acCAAGGCGGACCATGCGGACAACATGGAGGTGGAGATCGCTCGCTGTACCCGGGGTCACTACTTCGGAGAGCTGGCCCTGGTCACCAACAAGCCCCGCGCAGCCTCCGCCTACGCCGTCGGAGACGTCAAGCTTCTGG TTATAGACATACAGGCCTTTGAGCGACTGCTGGGCTCCTGCAAGGAGATCATGAAGAGGAACATCTCCCACTACGAGGAGCAGCTGGTCGCACTCTTCGGCTCCAGCATGGACCTCAGAGACTGA